Proteins from one Tsuneonella aeria genomic window:
- a CDS encoding polysaccharide biosynthesis protein, whose protein sequence is MSGQYNNWFVAKVAPLVSATLRSSRRVKKVVAASSDVLAALIASWLSFALRLGTFEVVTQPFAIFTATATVASLAVFAYWGVYNNVFRFHGPKGFSQIARACLTVMVLLVIVFGFISMRGVPRTVSGIFPIILFVTVAVSRIVARFVLVEMLEGGEAPKRVAIYGAGTAGRQLAISLHHERGYRLVTFADDEPSLHGQRLEGTPISSGAALEKQLAESQLDLVLLAMPGITHSERARIVSRLKAYEVHVQSLPGIHAMVAGEVSINDLREIDITELLSREQVPPDVALMERAIAGRTVLVTGAGGSIGSELCRQVVRLRPTRLIMFDMTEAALFEIDSELRRISAAEGLTVDVVAELGTLVNRDAVDRLFARYRPQTVFHAAAYKHVPLVESNPVAGVHNNISGTLYCALAAMEAGCDRFVLVSTDKAVRPTNVMGASKRVCELILQALAAREGSVTVFSMVRFGNVLGSSGSVVPHFRRQIAEGGPVTLTDKAVTRYFMTIPEAAELVIQAGAMASGGEVYLLEMGESVRIHDLAVSMIRLSGRSVRDAANPQGDIEIVEIGLRPGEKLYEELLVEAEARPTDHPRIYRAHEQLVPWDELRRSIAALEEAAQRADGATIKGLLAQLVDGYAPAADARTAGAVRQLSPSNTQARAS, encoded by the coding sequence ATGAGCGGGCAATACAACAACTGGTTCGTCGCGAAGGTGGCGCCGCTGGTGAGCGCGACCCTGCGGTCCAGTCGCCGCGTCAAGAAGGTCGTCGCCGCGTCCAGCGACGTGCTCGCCGCGTTGATTGCGAGCTGGCTTTCGTTCGCACTGCGCCTCGGCACGTTCGAGGTCGTGACCCAGCCGTTTGCGATCTTCACCGCGACCGCCACGGTCGCCTCGCTGGCCGTGTTCGCCTATTGGGGCGTCTACAACAACGTCTTCCGCTTCCACGGACCCAAGGGCTTCAGCCAGATCGCTCGGGCGTGCCTGACGGTGATGGTGCTGCTGGTGATCGTGTTCGGCTTCATCAGCATGCGGGGGGTGCCGCGCACCGTCAGCGGGATCTTCCCGATCATCCTGTTCGTCACCGTCGCGGTCAGCCGGATCGTTGCCCGCTTCGTCCTCGTCGAGATGCTCGAGGGCGGAGAGGCGCCCAAGCGCGTGGCGATCTACGGTGCCGGCACCGCCGGGCGTCAGCTCGCGATCTCGCTGCATCACGAACGCGGCTATCGCCTGGTCACGTTCGCCGACGACGAACCCTCGCTCCACGGCCAGCGCCTGGAAGGAACGCCGATCTCCAGCGGCGCAGCGCTCGAAAAGCAGCTCGCAGAATCGCAGCTCGACCTCGTCCTCTTGGCAATGCCCGGCATTACCCACAGCGAACGAGCGCGGATCGTCAGCAGGCTGAAGGCTTACGAGGTGCACGTCCAGTCGCTTCCCGGGATCCATGCGATGGTCGCCGGCGAGGTTTCCATTAACGACTTGCGCGAAATCGACATCACCGAACTCCTGTCGCGCGAACAGGTGCCGCCCGACGTCGCATTGATGGAACGCGCCATCGCCGGGCGCACGGTACTGGTGACAGGTGCGGGCGGATCGATCGGCAGCGAGCTGTGCCGCCAGGTCGTGCGCCTGCGACCCACCCGGCTGATCATGTTCGACATGACCGAGGCCGCGCTGTTCGAGATCGACAGCGAATTGCGGCGCATCTCCGCGGCGGAGGGCCTGACCGTCGATGTCGTCGCGGAACTCGGTACGCTGGTGAACCGCGATGCGGTCGACCGCCTGTTCGCCCGCTACCGGCCGCAGACGGTGTTCCACGCGGCGGCTTACAAGCACGTCCCGCTGGTCGAGAGCAATCCGGTCGCGGGCGTGCACAACAACATTTCCGGCACGCTCTATTGCGCGCTCGCCGCGATGGAAGCGGGGTGCGACCGCTTCGTTCTCGTCAGCACCGACAAGGCCGTCCGCCCGACCAACGTCATGGGTGCCAGCAAGCGGGTGTGCGAGCTGATCCTCCAGGCGCTCGCCGCGCGCGAAGGATCGGTGACGGTCTTTTCCATGGTCCGGTTCGGCAACGTGCTCGGCTCGTCCGGTTCGGTCGTGCCCCACTTCCGCCGCCAGATTGCCGAAGGCGGGCCCGTTACGCTCACCGACAAGGCCGTGACGCGCTATTTCATGACGATCCCGGAGGCTGCCGAATTGGTCATCCAGGCCGGCGCCATGGCATCCGGCGGCGAAGTCTATCTGCTGGAGATGGGCGAATCCGTGCGCATCCACGATCTGGCCGTGTCGATGATCCGGCTGTCCGGCCGCTCGGTGCGCGACGCCGCCAACCCCCAGGGCGACATCGAGATCGTCGAGATCGGACTGCGGCCGGGCGAGAAGCTCTACGAGGAACTTCTTGTCGAAGCCGAAGCCCGGCCGACCGACCATCCGCGAATCTATCGCGCGCACGAACAGCTCGTGCCGTGGGACGAACTGCGTCGATCGATCGCTGCGCTGGAAGAAGCGGCGCAGCGTGCCGACGGCGCGACCATTAAAGGCTTGCTTGCGCAACTGGTCGACGGGTATGCGCCCGCCGCCGACGCCCGGACCGCCGGCGCGGTCCGCCAGTTGTCTCCGTCGAACACGCAAGCCAGGGCTTCCTGA
- a CDS encoding O-antigen ligase family protein: MIANRDSRSAAAFGARARLLAMVAFFVVVALTGGGARADILSLVVLRPLAVLFAAYAIMAAPRGSLARVGGPLALAGFLAIIVAVQLIPLPPGLWHALPAREAVVRIDALVGMESAWRPLTLSPAGTWNALFSLAIPVAAILLYGALEPGDRFVVIKLWLGFAVASALLAIAQLLGNPEGPLYLYAVTNTGEPVGLLSNANHQAVLLVSAIPLAAFWGSRRDRRNKAKLLPGSLMAALFLFVVVLTASRAGLALAIPATAIAFAVLLRSALAGLAERRPASPGRRPLPRSVVLGGAVAATIAVAGAGLFGLASRASGLAAVVTTSAQDEMRFKALPTLLEMLGRVWALGTGAGSFDKAYKMFEPMGALSRYYLNHAHNDWLEVLLDHGLLGLAALAIMVVWVVRSAARLWQVRSLTTLERVALAFPLAAVAVSSLVDYPMRVPVAVTLFVLLVLAMRDGAVIAAMPRASGGGRAGRPG; this comes from the coding sequence ATGATCGCCAATCGGGATTCACGCAGTGCGGCGGCGTTCGGTGCGCGCGCCCGGCTGCTTGCGATGGTGGCGTTCTTCGTCGTGGTCGCTCTGACCGGTGGCGGGGCGCGGGCCGATATCCTTTCGCTGGTGGTCCTGCGCCCGCTCGCCGTGCTGTTTGCGGCCTACGCGATCATGGCCGCGCCGCGCGGTTCGCTGGCCCGGGTCGGCGGTCCGCTGGCGCTGGCGGGGTTTCTCGCGATCATCGTGGCCGTGCAACTGATCCCGCTGCCCCCGGGCCTGTGGCACGCCCTGCCCGCGCGCGAAGCGGTCGTGCGGATCGATGCGCTTGTGGGGATGGAGAGCGCGTGGCGGCCGCTCACCCTGTCGCCGGCGGGGACGTGGAACGCGCTGTTCTCGCTGGCCATCCCGGTCGCCGCCATCCTTCTCTACGGCGCGCTCGAACCCGGCGACCGCTTCGTCGTCATCAAGCTCTGGCTCGGTTTCGCTGTCGCCAGCGCCTTGCTCGCGATCGCGCAGCTGCTCGGCAATCCGGAGGGGCCGCTGTATTTATACGCGGTGACCAACACAGGGGAGCCGGTGGGGCTCCTGTCCAATGCCAATCATCAGGCGGTCCTTCTCGTCTCGGCAATTCCGCTGGCCGCGTTCTGGGGCAGCCGGCGCGACCGCAGGAACAAGGCGAAACTGCTGCCCGGTTCCCTGATGGCGGCATTGTTCCTGTTCGTCGTGGTGCTGACCGCCTCGCGCGCCGGCCTCGCGCTGGCGATACCGGCCACGGCGATTGCCTTCGCCGTGCTGCTCCGCTCTGCTCTGGCGGGGCTCGCCGAACGGCGTCCTGCGTCGCCGGGGAGGCGGCCGCTGCCGCGAAGCGTGGTCCTGGGCGGGGCGGTGGCGGCGACGATCGCGGTTGCCGGTGCAGGGCTGTTTGGCCTGGCGAGCCGGGCCAGCGGCCTGGCGGCCGTCGTCACCACCAGCGCGCAGGACGAGATGCGCTTCAAGGCTCTCCCGACGCTTCTCGAGATGCTTGGGCGCGTCTGGGCTCTAGGCACCGGCGCGGGATCGTTCGACAAGGCCTACAAGATGTTCGAGCCGATGGGCGCGCTGTCGCGGTATTACCTCAACCATGCGCACAACGACTGGCTAGAGGTTCTGCTCGATCATGGCCTCCTGGGCCTCGCGGCGTTGGCGATCATGGTCGTGTGGGTGGTGCGGTCGGCCGCGCGACTGTGGCAGGTGCGGAGCCTGACCACGCTCGAACGCGTCGCGCTGGCATTCCCGCTCGCTGCCGTCGCCGTATCGTCCTTGGTCGACTATCCGATGCGGGTGCCCGTAGCGGTGACCTTGTTCGTGCTCCTGGTTCTCGCCATGCGCGACGGTGCGGTGATCGCGGCGATGCCGCGCGCCTCAGGTGGAGGCAGGGCCGGCCGCCCGGGCTGA
- a CDS encoding polysaccharide biosynthesis/export family protein: MMSKWLMMLAGAAAVLALPGCATSPKPFAMAPGVQQLSGEMPAPTALDYASPVRDFYIGPGDKLKIDVFGVPEMTREAQVDGAGQLSFPLVGTVTAAGRTPAQVSADIEQRLRANYVKNPQVTVNVEESYNQTLTVDGQVVKPGMYPLVGRLTLQRAVALAGGTAEFAKLKDVIVRREVGDQTYIGIYNLDAIRRGNYIDPEVYPSDVIVVGDSKERRLFRDVLQIVPLLTTPLILLLQNN; the protein is encoded by the coding sequence ATGATGAGCAAGTGGTTGATGATGCTGGCTGGCGCAGCGGCGGTACTCGCCCTGCCCGGGTGCGCGACGTCGCCCAAGCCCTTCGCCATGGCGCCCGGGGTCCAGCAGCTGAGCGGCGAGATGCCCGCGCCGACCGCTCTCGATTACGCTAGCCCCGTGCGCGATTTCTACATCGGCCCCGGTGACAAGCTGAAGATCGATGTGTTCGGCGTGCCGGAGATGACGCGCGAGGCGCAGGTCGACGGCGCGGGCCAGCTGTCGTTCCCGCTGGTCGGCACCGTCACCGCCGCGGGGCGCACCCCGGCGCAGGTATCCGCCGACATCGAACAGCGGTTGCGGGCTAATTACGTCAAGAACCCGCAAGTCACCGTTAATGTCGAGGAATCGTACAACCAGACTCTCACCGTGGACGGTCAGGTGGTCAAGCCGGGCATGTATCCCTTGGTCGGCCGGCTCACGTTGCAGCGGGCGGTCGCGCTCGCCGGCGGAACGGCCGAGTTCGCCAAGCTGAAGGACGTGATCGTCCGGCGCGAGGTCGGCGACCAGACCTACATCGGCATCTACAATCTCGATGCCATCCGTCGGGGCAATTACATCGACCCCGAAGTCTATCCGTCCGACGTGATCGTCGTGGGCGACAGCAAGGAACGGCGCCTCTTCAGGGACGTGCTCCAGATTGTTCCGCTGCTGACCACGCCGCTCATCCTCTTGCTGCAGAACAACTAG
- a CDS encoding GumC family protein, which translates to MNQYTYSDLNEASESATFTQSNGVPALVSYWHAILRRRWTILAIVVATAALGLVLSLLATPYYKATARIQIDRQGEQVTNVQEVSKVDSGEDQEFYQTQYALLQARSLAERVARRLNLASNAHFFEMFGRDPGAAASGNTVAAGDRAAQLRRASDLLVEHLTIAPIRGSSLVDIQFESPDPELSAQIANSYVEEFIASTLGRRFDSTQDARKFLETRLADLREKMETSERELVNYAASQGIVTLSQNQDAGGMSQPDKTLTSIDLEALNQALTSATEARIAAESTLRAQRPSRLSNPTLATLRQSRADAAAQLAQLSARFESGYPEVQAAQSRLQTLDRAIAEETSRAGTEAQQAYDAARSREAALQTRVNALKSSLTGEKAASIQYNIYQREVDTNRQLYDALLQRYKEIGVAGVASNNVSVVDPALVPSKPSSPNILLNLLVALVFGLLLALLVVIALEQIDQKLKDPSDVPNRLGLPLLGVIPWVEDERIGDEIVDPKSDIAEAFLSLQTNLSFLTDHGVPRSILFTSTRPNEGKSNSTVALARSLARTGKRVLLVDADMRNSSSHKLLGVENRHGLSNYLTGDDFDERLLTETGVANLSLLAAGPKPPNAGELLLSPRLPLLVQEANKVFDVVLIDAPPVLGIADVPLVAKATEGVVYTVEMNGVRVQQIQQSINRIDAARANVFGVLVTKWESKNSGYGYGYGYGYGYGYGYGRDTAAAAEG; encoded by the coding sequence ATGAACCAGTACACATATTCCGACCTGAACGAGGCGTCCGAGAGCGCGACGTTCACCCAGTCGAACGGAGTGCCCGCGCTCGTCTCCTACTGGCACGCGATCTTGCGCCGCCGGTGGACGATCCTCGCGATCGTCGTGGCTACCGCTGCGCTCGGCCTGGTGCTGTCGCTGCTCGCGACGCCGTATTACAAGGCCACCGCGCGCATCCAGATCGACCGCCAGGGCGAACAGGTCACCAACGTCCAGGAAGTCAGCAAGGTCGACTCGGGCGAGGACCAGGAATTCTATCAGACTCAGTATGCGCTGCTGCAGGCGCGTTCGCTGGCCGAGCGCGTCGCGCGCCGGCTTAACCTGGCGTCGAACGCGCACTTCTTCGAAATGTTCGGGCGCGACCCCGGTGCGGCGGCGAGCGGAAACACGGTGGCCGCCGGCGACCGGGCGGCACAGCTGCGCCGTGCGTCTGACTTGCTCGTCGAACACCTCACGATCGCGCCCATCCGCGGTTCGAGCCTCGTCGATATCCAGTTCGAAAGCCCGGATCCCGAGTTGAGTGCGCAGATCGCCAACAGCTATGTCGAGGAATTCATCGCCTCGACCCTCGGCCGCCGGTTCGATTCCACGCAGGACGCGCGCAAGTTCCTCGAGACCCGCCTCGCGGATCTGCGCGAGAAGATGGAAACGTCCGAGCGCGAATTGGTCAATTACGCCGCATCGCAAGGCATCGTCACCCTTTCGCAGAACCAGGATGCGGGCGGCATGTCGCAGCCCGACAAGACGCTCACGTCGATCGACCTCGAAGCGCTCAATCAGGCGCTCACGAGCGCGACCGAAGCGCGCATCGCGGCCGAAAGCACCCTGCGCGCGCAGCGGCCGTCGCGCCTGTCCAATCCGACCCTGGCGACCCTTCGCCAGTCGCGCGCCGATGCCGCGGCACAGCTCGCACAGCTCAGCGCGCGCTTCGAATCGGGCTATCCCGAAGTGCAGGCAGCCCAATCGCGGTTGCAGACGCTTGACCGGGCCATTGCCGAGGAAACCTCGCGCGCCGGGACCGAGGCGCAACAGGCCTACGATGCGGCGCGATCGCGCGAAGCTGCGCTGCAAACCCGGGTCAACGCGCTGAAGTCCTCGCTCACCGGTGAAAAGGCTGCGTCGATCCAGTACAACATCTACCAGCGCGAAGTGGATACGAACCGGCAGCTCTACGATGCGCTGCTGCAGCGCTACAAGGAAATCGGCGTCGCGGGCGTTGCCAGCAACAACGTGTCCGTCGTCGATCCGGCGCTGGTTCCCTCAAAGCCGTCGAGCCCCAACATCCTGCTCAACCTGCTCGTGGCGCTGGTCTTCGGGCTCCTGCTTGCGCTGCTGGTGGTCATCGCTCTCGAGCAGATCGACCAGAAGCTGAAGGATCCGAGCGACGTTCCCAATCGCCTGGGTCTGCCGCTTCTCGGCGTCATTCCATGGGTCGAGGACGAGCGGATCGGCGACGAGATCGTCGATCCTAAGTCCGACATTGCCGAGGCGTTCCTGTCGCTGCAGACGAACCTGTCGTTCCTCACCGATCACGGCGTGCCGCGGTCGATCCTGTTCACCAGCACGCGGCCGAACGAAGGCAAGTCGAACTCCACGGTCGCGCTCGCCCGTTCGCTAGCGCGCACCGGCAAGCGCGTGCTGCTGGTCGATGCCGACATGCGCAACAGTTCGAGCCACAAGCTGCTCGGGGTCGAGAACCGCCATGGCCTGTCGAACTATCTCACCGGCGACGATTTCGACGAGCGGCTGCTGACCGAGACCGGGGTCGCCAACCTGTCGCTGCTGGCAGCCGGGCCCAAGCCGCCCAACGCGGGCGAACTGCTGCTGTCGCCCCGCCTGCCCCTGCTCGTGCAGGAAGCGAACAAGGTCTTCGACGTGGTCCTGATCGATGCGCCGCCGGTGCTGGGCATCGCCGACGTGCCGCTGGTCGCCAAGGCGACCGAAGGCGTCGTCTACACCGTCGAGATGAACGGCGTGCGCGTGCAGCAGATCCAGCAGTCGATCAACCGCATCGACGCGGCCCGCGCCAATGTCTTCGGCGTGCTCGTGACAAAGTGGGAATCTAAGAACAGCGGCTATGGGTATGGCTACGGCTATGGCTACGGATACGGATACGGCTACGGACGGGATACGGCCGCCGCCGCAGAAGGCTGA
- a CDS encoding glycosyltransferase family 4 protein, with the protein MRLLFVHDHRFLHGPDGAVHTVGSFPRSVWDRYLRHFSEIVVVARDGGALTGGSDLARSETPGVRFALVADYPLAQRLLGMGGEARAVLAREMAACDAVLVRVPSDLGNLAAAMARARGLPWAGEAVGCAWDGYGNHGNRLSRAYAPLAMHRMRQVASRAGQMLYVTREFLQRRYPGPADSVGVSDVEIEPLGQAQVAARDARLARLRECRPPVFGTVASLRVMSKGIQDAIPAIAQLKAQGLRVEYRVLGAGDRDPWIARAEAAGVADRVVFDGTRPSGDGVRGWLDEIDVHLQPSYQEGLPRATVEAMSRGCACAGSTAGGLPELLPSDRLHAPGDIPAIAKLIARFATEPAFTEAAARTDLATSRSYLPVALEGTRDGFYRRLAERAAA; encoded by the coding sequence ATGCGGTTACTTTTCGTTCACGATCACCGGTTTCTGCACGGTCCGGACGGTGCGGTGCACACCGTCGGATCGTTTCCGCGCAGCGTGTGGGACCGGTACCTGCGCCATTTCAGCGAGATCGTGGTCGTGGCGCGCGACGGCGGAGCGCTGACCGGCGGCAGCGACCTCGCACGGTCCGAGACGCCGGGCGTCCGGTTCGCGCTGGTCGCGGACTATCCGCTCGCCCAACGATTGCTGGGAATGGGCGGCGAAGCGCGCGCGGTGCTCGCGCGCGAGATGGCCGCATGCGACGCGGTGCTGGTGCGGGTGCCGAGCGATCTCGGCAACCTGGCAGCCGCCATGGCGCGCGCGCGCGGTTTGCCCTGGGCCGGCGAGGCGGTCGGCTGCGCGTGGGACGGGTACGGCAACCACGGCAACAGATTGTCGCGCGCCTATGCCCCTCTCGCGATGCACCGTATGCGCCAGGTGGCGTCGCGGGCCGGCCAGATGCTATACGTCACCCGCGAATTCCTGCAGCGCCGCTACCCCGGTCCGGCGGACAGCGTGGGCGTATCCGACGTCGAGATCGAGCCGCTGGGGCAGGCCCAGGTGGCCGCGCGCGATGCGCGGCTGGCGCGTCTCAGGGAATGTCGCCCGCCCGTGTTCGGCACGGTCGCGTCGCTCAGGGTCATGTCCAAGGGCATCCAGGACGCGATCCCCGCTATCGCGCAGCTGAAGGCGCAGGGCCTCCGCGTCGAATACCGGGTGCTGGGCGCCGGGGACCGCGACCCGTGGATCGCTCGCGCCGAAGCCGCCGGAGTGGCCGACCGCGTGGTTTTCGACGGGACCCGTCCCTCGGGCGACGGGGTCAGGGGGTGGCTGGACGAAATCGATGTCCATCTCCAGCCGAGTTATCAGGAAGGCCTGCCGCGCGCGACGGTCGAGGCGATGAGCCGGGGCTGCGCATGCGCCGGGTCCACCGCGGGCGGCCTGCCCGAACTGCTCCCGTCCGACCGCCTCCACGCTCCCGGCGATATTCCCGCGATTGCCAAGCTGATCGCCCGCTTCGCAACGGAGCCGGCCTTCACCGAAGCCGCCGCGCGCACCGATCTGGCGACGAGCCGCTCCTACCTGCCCGTTGCGCTGGAAGGAACCCGCGACGGTTTCTACCGCCGTTTGGCCGAGCGTGCCGCAGCCTAG
- a CDS encoding class I SAM-dependent methyltransferase produces MRIEEARRLREWIADLALPPQSVVLNVGSSTGDFRRRQQPHIHSELFAPLEAAGLRVVHCDMKAADGVDEVGDVLDPAFRERLRGYDADVMICSNLLEHLTDPRTFAAACGDLVKPGGHCLITVPYSYPYHPDPIDTMLRPSPQELATMLPSFQLERAEVLESGTFIDDLKAGGRPVYVLANQLARTAMPFYRPSQWRHIAHRLLWLFRPFTVSMVQVGKPTAG; encoded by the coding sequence ATGAGAATAGAAGAAGCGCGGCGGCTGCGCGAATGGATCGCGGACCTCGCCCTGCCGCCGCAATCCGTGGTTCTCAACGTCGGATCGTCCACCGGCGACTTCCGCCGCAGGCAGCAGCCGCACATCCACAGCGAACTGTTCGCTCCTCTCGAGGCAGCGGGCCTGCGAGTCGTCCATTGCGACATGAAGGCGGCCGACGGAGTGGACGAAGTCGGCGACGTGCTCGACCCCGCATTCAGGGAGCGCCTGCGCGGATACGACGCGGACGTGATGATCTGTTCCAACCTGCTCGAACACCTGACCGATCCGCGGACTTTCGCCGCCGCGTGCGGCGACCTGGTGAAGCCGGGCGGCCATTGCCTGATCACCGTGCCCTACAGCTATCCCTATCATCCCGACCCGATCGATACGATGTTGCGCCCGTCGCCGCAGGAACTGGCGACGATGCTGCCCAGCTTCCAACTGGAGCGCGCCGAGGTTCTCGAAAGCGGTACGTTCATCGACGACCTCAAGGCCGGCGGGCGCCCGGTCTACGTGCTCGCGAACCAGCTCGCCCGCACCGCCATGCCGTTTTATCGGCCGTCGCAGTGGCGCCATATCGCACACCGCCTGTTGTGGCTGTTCCGCCCCTTCACGGTCAGCATGGTACAGGTCGGCAAGCCGACCGCCGGCTAG
- a CDS encoding lipopolysaccharide biosynthesis protein, translated as MSDAAPAISRKRRVIRNLALLGGGSGAAAALTLGAVAINSRALSLQEFGTYALLQTSALLVAGLFTFATQQPVIKLGMAALHADDRPRFERIVGMGLAADTASAVCAALVAGAAVLFMAGLVGVPPSARSAALIVAASLAFQGYRTSEGVFRAFDRFDALGAIQVGAAIVQFAGAALLWWIDAPFIAYGALAAIAIALPSVLQLGGALAILHRRGMRPRSSGLSTPSADRNEFAAYCGSTWATGSLDTIRMNGDVPLIGLVVSVEAAGIYNVARQLAGILRKFVQIYASVLFPELATLAAQRNFEGAKRVLRRIVLVTFAITTVLVAGAAVFGGLALGLLFGEEFRAGHAILVLLFAAAGIQLLSATYSMYVQAFDGPIAIFHAYILATIAFALVILPGLHVLGLIGAGLAQIAFFTVLTLACFRRLARAGAQGKDLP; from the coding sequence ATGAGCGACGCCGCACCCGCCATTTCGCGGAAGCGCCGCGTGATCCGTAATCTCGCGCTACTGGGCGGCGGCAGCGGCGCCGCCGCGGCGCTGACGCTGGGCGCGGTGGCGATCAATTCGCGCGCGCTTTCGCTGCAGGAATTCGGAACCTACGCACTTCTCCAGACGAGCGCGCTGCTCGTCGCCGGGCTGTTCACCTTCGCGACCCAGCAGCCGGTCATCAAGCTGGGCATGGCTGCGCTCCACGCCGACGACCGCCCGCGGTTCGAGCGCATCGTGGGCATGGGTCTCGCAGCCGACACCGCAAGCGCTGTTTGCGCCGCGTTGGTCGCGGGCGCGGCGGTTTTGTTCATGGCCGGGCTCGTCGGCGTCCCTCCGTCCGCGAGATCTGCCGCGCTGATCGTCGCGGCCAGCCTCGCCTTTCAGGGTTATCGCACCAGCGAGGGCGTGTTCCGCGCGTTCGACCGGTTCGACGCCCTTGGCGCGATCCAGGTCGGCGCCGCGATCGTTCAATTCGCCGGCGCCGCCCTGCTCTGGTGGATCGATGCGCCATTCATCGCCTACGGAGCGTTGGCGGCGATCGCGATCGCGCTGCCTTCGGTTCTCCAGCTCGGCGGTGCGCTCGCGATCCTGCACCGACGCGGGATGCGTCCGCGGTCCAGCGGTCTTTCGACGCCGAGTGCCGACCGGAACGAGTTCGCGGCCTACTGCGGCAGCACGTGGGCCACCGGATCGCTCGACACGATCCGCATGAACGGGGACGTGCCGCTCATCGGGCTCGTCGTCTCGGTAGAGGCAGCAGGCATCTACAACGTCGCGCGGCAGCTTGCCGGCATCCTGCGCAAATTCGTGCAGATCTATGCGAGCGTCCTGTTTCCCGAGCTGGCGACCCTGGCCGCGCAGCGCAATTTCGAAGGTGCAAAACGCGTGCTCCGGCGCATCGTCCTCGTCACCTTCGCCATCACCACGGTGCTGGTCGCGGGGGCGGCGGTGTTCGGCGGGCTCGCGCTTGGCCTGCTGTTCGGCGAGGAATTCCGCGCCGGGCATGCGATCCTCGTCCTCCTATTCGCCGCCGCCGGCATTCAGCTGCTCAGCGCGACCTATTCGATGTACGTCCAGGCCTTCGACGGGCCGATCGCAATCTTCCATGCGTACATCTTGGCGACGATCGCTTTCGCGCTGGTGATCTTGCCCGGATTGCACGTCCTGGGCCTGATCGGCGCCGGTCTAGCGCAAATCGCATTTTTCACCGTACTCACTCTCGCGTGTTTCCGCCGCCTAGCGCGGGCGGGCGCGCAGGGAAAGGACCTGCCATGA
- a CDS encoding glycosyltransferase family 4 protein, giving the protein MTGRDRLDLPVVVVVALQTGKAANGGIASIGEIVRGMHGYRPVVVTNRESPAVARWRDAGVDIRIVPEDASRGITNAPFATLRTYWRYFRAVRAVLTETGARIVHANDPLAFQLCLPAVRTIAGVRLALNIRDTIGPDRPPPAARYRRVFGMADHIFFLSADMLARWAAIVPGIEAKSSVTYSIVDPARFAPAPPPLETPPVVLVSGVVCAKKGQRELLQVVAPILAAAGIESWLVGDFEPDVDDYAAECRTLAAPMGDAVRFLGHRRDIAALYARASVVCVASRYEGLMRTMIEAMACARPVVSTDVASAREMLLQPGLEAGAVFPVGCSREMAAEIAALCADPARAAVLGANGAAIASRTFRADDVVGAYEDAYDAMTGRKAARG; this is encoded by the coding sequence ATGACGGGCCGGGATCGCCTCGATCTGCCCGTCGTCGTCGTCGTCGCCCTCCAGACCGGGAAGGCCGCGAACGGCGGCATCGCGAGTATCGGCGAGATCGTCCGCGGCATGCACGGGTATCGTCCCGTCGTCGTTACGAACCGCGAGAGCCCGGCCGTGGCCCGCTGGCGCGACGCTGGTGTCGATATCCGGATCGTGCCCGAGGACGCCAGCCGCGGCATCACCAACGCTCCGTTCGCCACGCTGCGTACCTACTGGCGCTATTTCCGCGCCGTGCGCGCGGTGCTGACGGAGACTGGGGCACGGATCGTCCACGCCAACGATCCGCTCGCCTTCCAGCTGTGCCTGCCCGCCGTTCGCACGATCGCCGGAGTGCGCCTGGCGCTTAACATCCGTGACACGATCGGGCCGGACCGGCCGCCGCCGGCGGCGCGCTATCGCCGCGTGTTCGGAATGGCCGATCATATCTTTTTCCTGTCCGCGGACATGCTTGCGCGATGGGCCGCCATCGTGCCGGGGATCGAGGCCAAGTCGTCGGTGACCTACTCGATCGTGGATCCCGCGCGCTTTGCCCCTGCCCCCCCGCCTCTCGAAACGCCGCCGGTCGTGCTGGTTTCGGGCGTGGTCTGCGCGAAGAAGGGCCAGCGCGAACTCCTCCAGGTAGTCGCGCCGATCCTGGCCGCAGCGGGTATCGAATCGTGGCTCGTCGGCGACTTCGAGCCGGACGTCGACGATTACGCCGCAGAGTGCCGAACGCTGGCTGCGCCGATGGGCGATGCGGTACGGTTCCTCGGCCATCGCCGCGATATCGCGGCACTGTATGCACGCGCATCGGTGGTGTGCGTGGCATCGCGCTACGAAGGACTGATGCGCACGATGATCGAGGCGATGGCGTGCGCCCGGCCGGTCGTCAGCACCGACGTCGCCTCCGCCCGGGAAATGCTCCTGCAGCCGGGACTGGAGGCGGGCGCGGTGTTCCCCGTCGGCTGCTCGCGCGAGATGGCTGCGGAAATCGCCGCGCTGTGCGCCGATCCCGCACGCGCCGCCGTTCTCGGCGCCAACGGGGCGGCGATTGCCAGCCGGACTTTCCGCGCGGACGACGTCGTCGGGGCTTACGAAGATGCCTACGACGCGATGACGGGCCGGAAAGCGGCACGCGGATGA